In Megachile rotundata isolate GNS110a unplaced genomic scaffold, iyMegRotu1 scaffold0097, whole genome shotgun sequence, one genomic interval encodes:
- the LOC143266222 gene encoding uncharacterized protein LOC143266222 encodes MTDKGEQAYAKWAMISRPTQTGMDLEHPPATLPVLQTIEAGSWRSSQGGRYRRGAGVQVRASRKNQRTQTPSGGVGRSRSLQRETEEHPTTFDCPKSPEREEADMSWEVIPETEQEDPIIEIPAVDPQDPLGLLCLTERAIDAFFE; translated from the coding sequence ATGACCGACAAAGGGGAACAAGCGTATGCAAAGTGGGCCATGATTTCACGGCCAACGCAAACGGGGATGGACTTAGAACACCCACCCGCTACTCTACCCGTTCTTCAAACCATCGAGGCGGGAAGCTGGAGGTCCTCTCAGGGCGGGAGGTACCGCCGAGGTGCGGGGGTCCAGGTGAGGGCCTCGAGGAAAAACCAGAGGACCCAAACACCATCTGGGGGTGTCGGAAGAAGTCGCTCCTTACAGAGGGAAACGGAGGAACACCCAACAACCTTCGATTGTCCAAAATCCCCTGAGCGTGAGGAAGCAGATATGTCGTGGGAGGTGATCCCGGAAACGGAGCAAGAGGACCCGATCATTGAGATCCCGGCCGTGGATCCTCAAGATCCATTGGGGTTGCTCTGCCTCACTGAGCGCGCAATTGACGCTTTTTTCGAATAG